The DNA window TTACACTCTTGGCAAGTGGCTTGGCAGATCATGCCACGGGCACGTCAATTGATATCAATGCCGGCAGTTATGTCCACTAATGCTCCGGTGGCTGCTCTCTTGTTCAGTGTAAGTTTTTTCTCACCGGCACTCCTGCAGGGCTGCGATGACAGAGAGAATGTCGTCAAGGTGCAGGAGCTAAATGTCTGAACTCAAAGGTCGGTGCCCTGGTTGGCTTGTCTACGCCTGCGCTCGGCTAAATAACGCCTTAGGATAGCCGCGTCTCTGTTGTGGCTTCGCAAGTCAACATTGAATGAATGGCCGCCATCAGGACTGGCGACAAAGAACATGAAGTTGTGATCTTCTGCTGCTGCAGTTGCTCGGAGAGATGATGGAGAGGGATTGGTAATCGGTCCAGGTGGTAAACCACGATATAAGTAGGTATTGTACGAATGACGAATCCGATAATCGCGGTAGAGTAGTCGCCGCCGACTGCCTTCCAGCTCAACCAGTGCATATTGCACGGTCGGGTCTGCCTGCAAGGGCCAGCGTTTTCGCAGACGATTCAAGTATACACCGGCCACACGAGACTTTTCAGCGTCCACACTTGTCTCCCATTCGACAATAGCTGCCAAGCTCACGATCTGGTCACGCGTAAGGTTTCGATCATTCGCTTTATCGGCTAGCTCACGCTCAAAAAATTTGTCGAACTCCTTTTTGATGTGCCGAACAACATCATCCGCTTCCGTGAGCCAATAGAATTGATAGGTTTCGGGAAGCATATAGCTGAACAAGTGAAGCGTGTCCGTATCAAGCTCGGATGCTAGGGTAGTATCACGAAGCGCTACGAGAAAATCCTCCGATGCAAACGCCATATTGGCGGCTGCACTGCGAGCGATCCGGTCACGTCGGGATCCGGCTGGGATCCTTACAGATACCGGAGTCTGAAGCCCCTTTCGTAGGATTTGCAACAGGTGAACGTTCGAT is part of the Rhodothermaceae bacterium genome and encodes:
- the mltG gene encoding endolytic transglycosylase MltG → MRRILLLTLSIGVLIGAGAAWVLWSPNMPSFEDDRSLHIPRGSSFIDVVDSLESRQLVKHLWTFRLVAHSTGWKDQMKAGHYVFSSGKSNVHLLQILRKGLQTPVSVRIPAGSRRDRIARSAAANMAFASEDFLVALRDTTLASELDTDTLHLFSYMLPETYQFYWLTEADDVVRHIKKEFDKFFERELADKANDRNLTRDQIVSLAAIVEWETSVDAEKSRVAGVYLNRLRKRWPLQADPTVQYALVELEGSRRRLLYRDYRIRHSYNTYLYRGLPPGPITNPSPSSLRATAAAEDHNFMFFVASPDGGHSFNVDLRSHNRDAAILRRYLAERRRRQANQGTDL